One part of the Bacillus rossius redtenbacheri isolate Brsri chromosome 18, Brsri_v3, whole genome shotgun sequence genome encodes these proteins:
- the LOC134541389 gene encoding outer dynein arm-docking complex subunit 1: protein MAARLAHEDLDVRQMAEAELARLQRQCRIMEGDRRAYSELTRHLLAKQREMVRVLERERAAVAGKLSSARADQDGGRHSEGRARAKELLALADKHEASIRAEKAQVAELEVQIQKLEKEILELKKTDVSDRQSFELSIESQKNIKSLENRLGVATVKFNKMLADNSAMREEIDHLLKERGHYNQLQQRLTARLAAGKRLVVDLIEQATLAYDQREEAQSKLQALKERGRTDVFVHSQEMRELQRQLDHDSRLQEFLSVKGQTRVMADLEERERQRKQSEKEAQEQMIATYQEILRKIKECCNETDVEKLSAHYAKQEEENFTIFNYVNELNNELEVLQDQAGELQKKIDEHHAQSRERASRQRDSADQLRRDLGVARRAAEDSRLAAAASEGLLARVLRAVENVFNLVRCDNAPVLQLLGHNSHVTSHNVMLYLGVIECRISDLVRLVAGQRQLE, encoded by the exons atggcggctcGGCTGGCCCACGAGGACCTGGACGTGCGCCAGATGGCCGAGGCGGAGCTGGCGAGGCTGCAGCGCCAGTGTCGCATCATGGAGGGCGACCGCCGCGCCTACAGCGAGCTGACGAGGCACCTCCTCGCCAAGCAGAG GGAGATGGTGCGTGTGCTGGAGCGCGAGAGGGCGGCGGTCGCGGGCAAGCTGAGCTCGGCGCGGGcggaccaagatggcggccggcacTCCGAGGGCAGGGCCCGCGCCAAGGAGCTCCTGGCGCTCGCCGACAAGCACGAGGCCAGCATCCGCGCCGAGAAGGCGCAG GTGGCGGAGCTGGAGGTGCAAATACAGAAGCTGGAGAAAGAGATCTTGGAGCTGAAGAAGACCGACGTCAGCGACAGGCAGAGCTTCGAGCTGAGCATCGAGTCGCAGAAGAACATCAAAAGTCTCGAGAATCGTCTCGGAGTG GCGACCGTGAAGTTCAACAAGATGCTGGCCGACAACTCGGCGATGCGCGAGGAGATCGACCACCTGCTGAAGGAGCGCGGCCACTACAACCAGCTCCAGCAGCGGCTGACCGCGCGGCTGGCCGCGGGCAAGCGGCTGGTCGTCGACCTCATCGAGCAGGCCACGCTCGCCTACGACCAGAG GGAGGAGGCGCAGAGCAAACTGCAGGCGCTGAAGGAGCGCGGTCGCACGGACGTGTTCGTGCACAGCCAGGAGATGAGGGAGCTGCAGAGGCAGCTGGACCACGACTCCCGGCTGCAGGAGTTCCTCTCCGTCAAGGGGCAGACCCGCGTCATGGCCGACCTGGAGGAGAGGGAGAGGCAGCGCAAGC AGAGTGAGAAGGAAGCTCAGGAGCAAATGATCGCCACCTATCAGGAAATACTTCGGAAGATTAAGGAATGCTGCAACGAGACGGACGTGGAGAAACTTTCCGCCCACTACGCCAAGCAAGAAGAAGAAAACTTCACAATTTTCAACTATGTTAATGAACTAAACAATGAA CTGGAGGTGCTGCAGGACCAGGCCGGCGAGCTGCAGAAGAAGATCGACGAGCACCACGCGCAGAGCCGGGAGCGCGCCAGCCGCCAGCGGGACTCGGCGGACCAGCTTCGCCGCGACCTGGGCGTGGCGCGGCGGGCCGCCGAGGACAGCCGCCTGGCCGCCGCCGCCTCCGAGGGCCTGCTGGCGCGGGTGCTGCGCGCCGTCGAGAACGTGTTCAACTTGGTGCGGTGCGACAACGCCCCGGTGCTGCAACTCCTAG GTCACAACTCCCACGTGACGTCACACAACGTCATGCTCTACCTGGGCGTGATCGAGTGCCGCATCTCCGATCTGGTCCGGCTGGTCGCCGGCCAGCGGCAGCTGGAGTGA